Genomic DNA from Paenibacillus borealis:
ATGGACAAGATGTGCAGCGTCCATAATCGGCAGCAGCGTAATTTGGGCTCCGTCGAAGGAGCAGCCTCCAGCTGCTTCACCCGGTTTGGGCCGCGGACAGGGCTTTGCCTTTGGAGCTATGCTCCCGCAAGCCTCGGAATCAAATTCGTCTTTTCGAACAGGGTCCATCGGCTCTTCATCTCCTTCGCTTAAGATGCTGTGTTTCACGCATATCTTGCGCTGTTCCTGAGGCGGCACTTGCACATGATGGCAAGAATCCCGGCCCTCCGCTGCCCCCGGATTGCGGTCATATTAACCGTTGCCGAATGTACCGGGGACCAGGGAGACCAGGCGAGTTATTTTTTACATTTATTCAAAAAGTTGTCTTTATAATATAAATTACATTTCAGAAAGTTTCAGTAATCCCAATCACCTTCCGTGATCACTTTAACTTAGATAGCTGATAAATCCCGTTTAGCGCACCAGCTCGAAATTAAATCCGGAATGATTATCATCGAGCTGCTGAAGGATTGTATTCACAATCAAGCTAAGCAGATTCAACGTCCCCTGATACCCGATAATGGGATAACGGTGCATATGATGACGGTCAAAGATCGGGAATCCGACCCGGATCAGCGGTACATCGGCATCCTTAGCGGCGAATTTCAGATGTGAGCTGCCAATGGCCAGATCAACCGTATCATTCAGCAGCAGCGAGCGCATATGCCACAGATCTTTACCCACATGCACAGTTGCTTCTGAGCCGTACGGGCTGGTGGCGAGAAGCGCCTCTGCTTCATCCTTGAACTTCACTTCATTGTAATCGACATCACCGTTCGAGCAGACGATATGCACCGGCTCCATTCCGGTTTCCAGGCAGAAGCCGATTAGTCCGATCAGCAGATCCGGATCACCTACAAGCGCAACCCGCTTGCCGTGCAGGTAAGGATGACTGTCCATGAGCGCATCTACTACGCGGCCGCGTTCTTCAGTAAGTGAAGCAGGAACCGGCAGGCCGGTCAGTTCGCTGATCGCCTCCAGCAATTGATCCGTACCTTTAATCCCAAGCGGCGTGGATAATGCAGAAATCTGCTGATTCCAGGTGCCACTGATATATTCCTGCGTCTTCTTCAGCGTATATTTTTGCAGGGACAGGGTTCCCAGTGCATTGGCTGCCTGCGGAACATCCTCAAGCTTCGTGCCGCCATAGTAATACTCGTATTCTCCTGTGGCAGGTGAGTCATAGTTCCCGCTGTGATCTCCCAGGATGGTGTACTTCGTATCAAAAGCTGCCAGAATCTTGCGGAGCTCAGCAAAGTTACCGGTGTATGGCTCAAAGCCAAGCAGAACATTCAGCTTCTCACCGCTATCCGCACCGCTTCCAGGCTTACTCTCGATTCCCGAACGGGTGTAGAGGTAGCTCAGAATACCTTTGATCATGGCGTCATAGCCAGTGATATGTGAACCGACGAAGCTCGGTGTATTGCAGTAAGCCACTGGATATTCTTCACTGATCACCCCTTTAATCCGGGCATTGCCGATAAAGGAATTCAGGTCGTCCCCGATAACCTCAGCCATACAGGTGGTACAGATCGCAACCATCTCCGGTTTGTACAGCGCGACACTGTTCTCAAGACCATCGATCAGGTTGTTCATTCCGCCGAATACGGCTGCATCCTCTGTCATTGATGTGGAAACGGATGGCGTCGGTTCTTTGAAGTGGCGGCTGAGATGGCTGCGGAAGTAGGCGTTGCAGCCCTGCGAGCCGTGTACAAACGGCAGTGTTTTCTCAAACCCGAGCGCGGCCATTACGGAACCCAGCGGCTGGCAGGCTTTGTGCGGATTGATGACCACATTCTGGCGGTTAAAGTTCTTCTCCATATATTCAGCGGATTTGGAGTAAGCGAGTGCTTCAGCAGTTTCCTGCTCGCTGCAAGGCGCTTCGAACTGTTTCTTGTTCTCCCGCTGCTGAACATAACGCTCTTCCTTAAACAAGCTCGTATTATCTTTAATGTTCAGTTCATCCTTGCTCATATGCTCGCCTCCTCTGGCTGGATTTTGGATTTCCGGGTGACCAGATCCCATACCGGGCTGTTCACCGTCATATCCATATCCTTGGCAAAAACCTTAAATCCGTCGAAGCCATGATACGGACCGCTGTAATCCCAGGAGTGCATCTGACGGAACGGAACACCCATTTTGTGATACACATACTTCTCTTTCACACCCGAACCTACCAGATCAATGTTCATTCTCTGGGTGAGCTCTTCCAGCTCATAGGCTGTAGGGTCATCCATAATGATTGTTCCTTCCTGCAGCATCGGAAGCATCTTCTCGTAGTCATCTTTATGGGCGAATTCATAACCGGAAGCCACGATATCCATCCCCAGATCCTCATACGCTCCGATGGTATGGCGGGAACGTAGTCCGCCGATCATCAGCATGACGGTTTTATTCTCCAGCCGGGGTCTGAATTTATTGATAATGGCATCCATCACCGGCTTATATTTGGCAATCATCTTTTCGCAGTTCTCTTGAATGGTTGCATCGAACAGGGCCGCAATCGCCCGCAGGCTCTCATACGTCTTCGTTGGCCCGAAGAAGTTGTATTCCAGCCAGGGAATGCCGTAAGCCTTCTCCATATGATCCACCATGTAGTTCATTGAACGGTGGCAGTGAATCAGGTTCAGCTTCGCCTTGTGAGCCACTTCCAGCTCATTGAGGGAGCCGTCCCCTGACCATTGGGCAATCACGCGCAGGCCCATTTCTTCCAGCAGGATACGGGAGGCCCAGGCGTCACCGCCGATATTATAGTCGCCGATAATGTTGACATCATACGGGCCGGTCTCCGCCAGCTCCGCACGGCCCATGACGAAATCGCGGATGGCGTCGTTCGCGATATGGTGGCCCAGCGATTGGCTGACCCCCCGGAACCCTTCACAGCGCACGGGAACAATCGGCATATCCAGCTCTTTGGACATCTTCTTGGATACCGCTTCAATATCATCGCCGATCAGACCGACCGGGCATTCCGATTGAACCGAGATCCCTTTGGCCAGCGGGAACATTTCGGTGATTTCACGCATGATTACGGCCAGCTTCTTATCTCCGCCGAAGACAATATCCGTCTCCTGAAAATCACTGGTGATCTGCATCGCCGTAAAGTTGTCAATGCCCAGCGTACCGTTCGCGAAGTTACGGCGTGAGCCCCAGCTGTACTGACCGCAGCCGACCGGTCCATGACTAATGTGAACCATATCCTTGATCGGCCCCCATACTACACCTTTGGAGCCTGCATAGGCACAACCGCGCGGAGTCATCACACCCGGCCGGGATTTAATGTTGGACTTGACTGCGCAAGTCCCGCAATCTATTGCGTTATCGGTAGCAACCTGGAAATGCTTCTCGCGGTCTTTCCTCGCTTTTTTCGGATAAGCTTCCAGAACTTCTTCTACCAGTTTTTTATTTTCTTCGATATTCAGTCCCATGTATTGACCCTCCTTTTCTTGATGGCTTAGAGTCTTATTGACCGGAAGCCTGCAGCTTCTTGATCGCAGCTTCTTCATCTTCGATGATGCCGAATTCCATCAGCAGCTCTTCCAGCTCTTCCATCGAGATCGGAGTAGGGATGGTCAGCATTTTGTTGTTAAGGATTTTCTCAGCCAGCTTCTCATATTCCAGGGCTTGCGAGTGGGTAGGGTTATATTGGGCAACGGTCATTCTGCGCAGCTCGGCGTGCTGAACGATGTTATCGCGCGGTACAAAATGGATCATCTGCGTGTTCAGACGGCGGGCCAGCTCCATGATCAGCTCATCTTCACGGTCCGTGTTACGGCTGTTGCAGATCAGGCCGCCCAGTCTTACACCGCCGCTGGTAGCATACTTCAGGATACCGCGGGCGATATTGTTCGCTGCGTACATCGCCATCATCTCACCGGAACAGACAATGTAGATCTCTTGCGCCTTGCCTTCGCGGATTGGCATTGCGAAACCGCCGCATACAACGTCACCAAGTACGTCATAGGATACGAAGTCCAGATCCTGATAAGCGCCTTCCTGTTCAAGGAAGTTAATGGCGGTGATGATCCCGCGTCCTGCGCAGCCTACACCCGGTTCAGGTCCGCCGCATTCTACGTTGATAATGTCACCGAAACCTGTCTGCAATACATCTTCAAGCTCAAGATCCTCTACCGAGCCAAGCTCAGCCGCCAGTTCAAGCACGGAGTTCTGGGCTTTCGTATTCAATATAAGACGGGTGGAGTCTGCCTTAGGGTCACAACCAACGATCATGATTCTTTGTCCGAATTTAGTAGCCAGCTGAGCCAGGGTGTTTTGTGAAGTTGTCGATTTACCGATACCGCCTTTACCGTAGAAAGCTATTTGTCTCATTGTTCATCATCCCTTCGAAATGTTTATATTTTCAAAATAAGAGCTGTACTTGACGCTTTCGAGAATGGCTTCCTGAATTCCGCCTTTGCGGACGAGGGGCAAGACTCCGATTTTGTTCAGGCTGGCTCTTGGAGCGTCACCGATACCGGAGCAGAGAAGAATGCGGCAATCACTTAGAATGGATATGATTTCTTGCAGCGTGGCGGTTTTGTCACCGTTACAGTCTGCTTTGCCATGACAGTATGCTTGTATCTTGCGGACACCCAGCAGCTGTACATCTGCGCCGTCAGTGTCATAAATCAGAAACT
This window encodes:
- the nifK gene encoding nitrogenase molybdenum-iron protein subunit beta, with translation MSKDELNIKDNTSLFKEERYVQQRENKKQFEAPCSEQETAEALAYSKSAEYMEKNFNRQNVVINPHKACQPLGSVMAALGFEKTLPFVHGSQGCNAYFRSHLSRHFKEPTPSVSTSMTEDAAVFGGMNNLIDGLENSVALYKPEMVAICTTCMAEVIGDDLNSFIGNARIKGVISEEYPVAYCNTPSFVGSHITGYDAMIKGILSYLYTRSGIESKPGSGADSGEKLNVLLGFEPYTGNFAELRKILAAFDTKYTILGDHSGNYDSPATGEYEYYYGGTKLEDVPQAANALGTLSLQKYTLKKTQEYISGTWNQQISALSTPLGIKGTDQLLEAISELTGLPVPASLTEERGRVVDALMDSHPYLHGKRVALVGDPDLLIGLIGFCLETGMEPVHIVCSNGDVDYNEVKFKDEAEALLATSPYGSEATVHVGKDLWHMRSLLLNDTVDLAIGSSHLKFAAKDADVPLIRVGFPIFDRHHMHRYPIIGYQGTLNLLSLIVNTILQQLDDNHSGFNFELVR
- the nifD gene encoding nitrogenase molybdenum-iron protein alpha chain, with amino-acid sequence MGLNIEENKKLVEEVLEAYPKKARKDREKHFQVATDNAIDCGTCAVKSNIKSRPGVMTPRGCAYAGSKGVVWGPIKDMVHISHGPVGCGQYSWGSRRNFANGTLGIDNFTAMQITSDFQETDIVFGGDKKLAVIMREITEMFPLAKGISVQSECPVGLIGDDIEAVSKKMSKELDMPIVPVRCEGFRGVSQSLGHHIANDAIRDFVMGRAELAETGPYDVNIIGDYNIGGDAWASRILLEEMGLRVIAQWSGDGSLNELEVAHKAKLNLIHCHRSMNYMVDHMEKAYGIPWLEYNFFGPTKTYESLRAIAALFDATIQENCEKMIAKYKPVMDAIINKFRPRLENKTVMLMIGGLRSRHTIGAYEDLGMDIVASGYEFAHKDDYEKMLPMLQEGTIIMDDPTAYELEELTQRMNIDLVGSGVKEKYVYHKMGVPFRQMHSWDYSGPYHGFDGFKVFAKDMDMTVNSPVWDLVTRKSKIQPEEASI
- the nifH gene encoding nitrogenase iron protein, whose protein sequence is MRQIAFYGKGGIGKSTTSQNTLAQLATKFGQRIMIVGCDPKADSTRLILNTKAQNSVLELAAELGSVEDLELEDVLQTGFGDIINVECGGPEPGVGCAGRGIITAINFLEQEGAYQDLDFVSYDVLGDVVCGGFAMPIREGKAQEIYIVCSGEMMAMYAANNIARGILKYATSGGVRLGGLICNSRNTDREDELIMELARRLNTQMIHFVPRDNIVQHAELRRMTVAQYNPTHSQALEYEKLAEKILNNKMLTIPTPISMEELEELLMEFGIIEDEEAAIKKLQASGQ